From the genome of Kryptolebias marmoratus isolate JLee-2015 linkage group LG19, ASM164957v2, whole genome shotgun sequence, one region includes:
- the LOC108249678 gene encoding stonustoxin subunit beta-like yields MEATGSRGKLRSPSAQKPSLASPGGFQDVPKFWVGPRASFQVDHCGKQWLTPGLKKYYCELELDTNTVSRKLQLSNNNKKVMIVNEEQPYPDHPDRFEWSQLLCKNGLIGRCYWEVEWSNGVLVSVSYRGIRRKGQSSDCWFGGNDQSWSLRCCDDVGYAICHRNMMEVITVPAACLWHRVAVYLDHPAGTLFFYRVSSDTLVHLHTFNTTFSEALYPGFGFWFDSSVSLCSSAR; encoded by the exons atggaggcaacaggttcaAGAGGAAAACTCAGATCTCCCTCTGCCCAGAAACCCTCTCTAGCTTCTCCTGGTGGATTTCAAGATGTTCCCAAGTTCTGGGTCGGCCCCAGGGCCTCCTTCCA GGTGGATCATTGTGGAAAGCAGTGGTTAACACCTGGACTAAAGAAGT ATTACTGTGAACTGGAACTGGACACCAACACAGTcagcagaaagctgcagctgtccaacaacaacaagaaggtGATGATAGTGAACGAGGAGCAGCCGTATCCTGATCAtccagacagatttgaatgGAGCCAGCTGCTGTGTAAGAATGGTCTAATTGGTCGCTGTTACTGGGAGGTGGAGTGGTCCAATGGGGTTCTGGTCTCAGTGAGTTACAGAGGAATCAGACGGAAAGGTCAGAGCAGCGACTGCTGGTTCGGAGGGAACGATCAGTCCTGGAGTCTCAGGTGCTGTGACGACGTCGGCTACGCCATCTGTCACAGGAACATGATGGAGGTCATCACCGTCCCCGCCGCCTGCCTCTGGCACAGAGTAGCAGTGTATCTGGACCATCCTGCCGGGACTTTGTTCTTCTACAGAGTGTCTTCTGACACCCTGGTCCACCTCCACACCTTCAACACCACCTTCAGTGAAGCTCTGTATCCTGGGTTTGGGTTCTGGTTTGACTCCTCGGTGTCTCTGTGCAGCTCTGCTCGTTAG